The Micromonospora krabiensis genome window below encodes:
- a CDS encoding ABC transporter permease — MTTPTASRRSARLAGAGAVVRRRLLVAVPVLFATSVGMFALGAASPVDPAKQYAGAAAFTASEENLAQIRANWGVDDPLPVQYLRWVGNLLRGDLGWSTSRHEPVASVLAARAGWTLLLIGVTLAVVLVASLLLGALAAYRRGGLFDRALRATAYAVESMPAFWLGLAAIAVFALALGWLPAGGLTDVTASGTSFTDVAHHLILPVGVLAVSQAPWFVLFVRDAVADSLRDDHVLAARARGLPGRTVLFGHALRTALLPFLTLVGTHLPELVGGAVLVETVFSLPGLGAVTVSAALGSDFPLLAAITLVTTAVVLAANLVTDLAYAAADPRVRLDD, encoded by the coding sequence GTGACCACCCCAACGGCATCGCGCCGCTCCGCCCGGCTGGCCGGAGCGGGGGCGGTGGTCCGGCGTCGTCTCCTGGTGGCCGTGCCGGTGCTCTTCGCGACCAGCGTCGGGATGTTCGCCCTCGGCGCCGCGTCCCCGGTCGACCCGGCGAAGCAGTACGCCGGCGCGGCGGCGTTCACCGCCAGCGAGGAGAACCTGGCGCAGATCCGCGCCAATTGGGGCGTCGACGACCCGCTGCCGGTCCAGTATCTGCGCTGGGTCGGGAATCTCCTGCGGGGCGACCTGGGTTGGTCGACCAGCCGGCACGAACCGGTCGCCTCGGTGCTCGCCGCCCGGGCCGGCTGGACGCTGCTGCTGATCGGCGTCACCCTCGCCGTGGTCCTGGTGGCGAGCCTGCTGCTGGGCGCGCTGGCCGCGTACCGGCGGGGTGGGCTGTTCGACCGCGCGCTGCGGGCCACCGCGTACGCCGTCGAGTCGATGCCGGCGTTCTGGCTCGGCCTCGCCGCGATCGCCGTGTTCGCCCTTGCCCTGGGATGGCTGCCGGCCGGCGGGCTCACCGACGTGACGGCGAGCGGCACGTCCTTCACCGACGTGGCCCACCACCTGATCCTTCCGGTCGGCGTGCTGGCCGTGTCGCAGGCGCCGTGGTTCGTCCTGTTCGTCCGCGACGCGGTGGCGGACAGCCTGCGCGACGACCACGTGCTCGCCGCCCGCGCCCGCGGACTGCCCGGACGGACGGTGCTGTTCGGGCACGCGCTGCGCACCGCGCTGCTGCCGTTCCTCACGCTGGTCGGCACCCACCTGCCCGAACTCGTGGGCGGCGCGGTGTTGGTGGAGACGGTCTTCTCGCTGCCCGGTCTCGGCGCCGTCACGGTCTCCGCCGCGCTGGGCAGCGACTTCCCCCTGCTGGCCGCGATCACGCTGGTGACCACGGCCGTCGTGCTGGCCGCGAACCTGGTGACCGACCTGGCGTACGCGGCGGCCGACCCGAGGGTGCGGCTCGATGATTGA